In Cryptococcus depauperatus CBS 7841 chromosome 4, complete sequence, a single window of DNA contains:
- a CDS encoding isopentenyl-diphosphate delta-isomerase, which translates to MSVSVVEAPPAISLATSNVNLDTYNEEQVRLMEERCILVDSEDKAYGEGSKKVCHLMSNISTGLLHRAFSVFLFRPSDGRLLLQKRAAEKITFPNMWTNTCCSHPLYIKPELVESNQAGVKAAAIRKLPQELGIPEKQLKPEDFIFLTRIHYLAPSDGLWGEHEIDYILFATVNVDHECNPNEVSDARYVSKAELETMFDDHKNSFTPWFRLIARDLLFPWWDEMLVKSKALGWDEAKGVGQVRADVLANGDKVNELLKMV; encoded by the exons ATGTCCGTTTCTGTCGTCGAAGCACCTCCTGCTATCTCACTCGCCACCTCTAATGTCAATCTCGACACTTATAATGAAGAGCAAGTGAGGCTCATGGAGGAAAGATGTATCTTGGTAGACTCTGAGGATAAGGCTTACGGAGAAGGTAGCAAAAAAGTCT GCCATCTCATGTCTAATATCTCAACTGGTCTTCTCCATCGCGCATTTTCCGTGTTTCTTTTCAGGCCATCAGATGGCAGACTGCTCCTTCAGAAGCGCGCAGCCGAAAAGATCACCTTTCCCAATATGTGGACAAACACATGTTGCTCTCATCCTTTGTACATAAAGCCAGAACTTGTTGAAAGCAATCAGGCTG GCGTTAAGGCTGCGGCTATCAGAAAGCTTCCGCAAGAGTTGGGTATCCCAGAAAAGCAACTGAAACCAGAGGATTTTATCTTCCTTACCCGGATACATTATCTGGCTCCCAGCGATGGCCTTTGGGGAGAGCATGAGA TTGACTATATTCTTTTTGCGACCGTCAATGTGGATCATGAATGTAACCCTAATGAGGTTAGTGATGCTAGATATGTGTCAAAAGCCGAGCTGGAGACTATGTTTGATGATCACA AAAACTCTTTTACTCCCTGGTTTCGACTGATCGCCCGAGATCTCCTCTTTCCATGGTGGGACGAAATGTTAGTGAAATCCAAGGCTTTGGGGTGGGACGAAGCGAAGGGCGTAGGACAGGTTCGAGCGGATGTGTTAGCCAATGGCGACAAGGTCAATGAGCTTCTCAAGATGGTTTAG
- a CDS encoding acetolactate synthase, mitochondrial has protein sequence MISRQSCLIRRSVPSANNIIQSSSLAITRRQKSTDRSSNRIHTSSTQSYSSPATNVPHVREKGINLEAKERVRAHVRRIQSSAAKDAAASPAVRPQPAQHFQPGATPMPSNTPQFDIAGSQVRNGLDYSFVGLSGGQIFHEMMLRHDVKQVFGYPGGAILPVFDAIYNSPHFHFVLPRHEQGAGHMAEGYARVSGKPGVVLVTSGPGATNVITPMQDALSDGVPMVVFCGQVATNLIGSDSFQEADVVGISRSCTKWNVMVKDIAELPRRINEAFKIATTGRPGPVLVDLPKDVTAAILRTPIPAKSVQPGHSPYLPSNPLNPSSQSSKPLPGDADLITEAAKLINKAKRPVIYAGNGVLSSPDGPRLLKELSEKGRIPVTTTLQGLGAFDERDEKSLHMLGMHGSAYANFAIQEADVLIALGARFDDRVTGKVDTFAPAARAAALDGTGGIIHFEIQPKNINKIIEADIPVLGDVVASLNELVPQIDSVDRSAWIARCKANKERYPFAFTPSKVGEKLKPQEVVQELDRQAEALGKEKFIISTGVGQHQMWACQHYRWTSPQSWVSSGGLGTMGFGLPAAIGAKVASPEKYVVDIDGDASFSMTAMELATANQYDIGVKVLLFNNEFQGMVEQWQDLFYENRYSHTKMHNPDFVKLSESMGAKGMRCTKLEDLPKMMKEFLEYDGKRPIVLECVVSSEHVYPMVPAGKALHEQILHPLLRNKSD, from the exons atgatTTCAAGGCAGTCTTGCCTTATCAGGCGTTCTGTCCCATCCGCAAATAACATCATCCAGTCCTCTTCCCTCGCCATCAcaagaagacaaaaatCTACTGACCGGTCGTCAAATCGCATTCACACCTCTTCTACTCAGAGTTACTCGTCTCCAGCGACAAATGTTCCCCATGTCCGAGAGAAAGGTATAAATCTCGAGGCCAAGGAGCGGGTGAGGGCACATGTTAGAAGAATTCAGAGTAGtgctgcaaaagatgctGCGGCAAGCCCTGCCGTCCGGCCTCAACCAGCCCAGCACTTCCAGCCTGGGGCCACGCCTATGCCATCGAATACACCACAGTTTGATATTGCCGGTAGTCAGGTTAGAAATGGACTGGACTACTC TTTTGTCGGACTCTCAGGTGGTCAAATCTTTCATGAGATGATGCTTCGTCACGATGTCAAACAGGTCTTTGGCTACCCTGGCGGTGCTATTCTTCCTGTCTTTGACGCCATTTACAACTCTCCTCATTTCCACTTTGTCTTACCAAGGCACGAGCAAGGCGCCGGCCACATGGCCGAAGGCTACGCTCGTGTGTCTGGCAAACCTGGTGTCGTCCTCGTCACATCTGGTCCTGGAGCTACAAATGTGATTACACCCATGCAGGACGCTCTTAGTGATGGTGTCCCTATGGTTGTTTTCTGTGGACAGGTGGCCACCAACTTGATTGGCAGTGATTCGTTCCAAGAGGCTGATGTCGTCGGTATTTCTCGAAGCTGCACAAAATGGAATGTCATGGTTAAAGACATTGCCGAACTtccaagaagaatcaaTGAGGCGTTCAAGATTGCCACTACCGGTCGACCTGGTCCAGTTCTTGTAGACCTTCCCAAGGACGTCACTGCTGCTATTCTCCGTACACCCATTCCAGCCAAATCTGTTCAACCTGGGCATTCCCCATACCTTCCCTCTAACCCTCTCAACCCTTCATCACAATCTTCGAAACCTCTTCCAGGAGATGCTGATCTTATTACTGAAGCTGCCAAATTGATCAACAAGGCTAAAAGGCCTGTCATCTACGCTGGCAATGGTGTGCTCTCTTCTCCCGATGGCCCTCGGCTCCTCAAAGAGCTTTCAGAAAAAGGTCGAATTCCTGTGACTACCACTCTTCAAGGTCTTGGTGCTTTTgatgagagagatgaaaaatcTCTTCACATGCTTGGTATGCATGGCTCTGCCTATGCCAACTTTGCTATCCAAGAAGCCGATGTCTTGATTGCTCTTGGTGCCAGATTTGACGACCGTGTAACTGGGAAAGTTGATA CTTTTGCTCCTGCCGCTAGGgctgctgctcttgatGGTACAGGCGGCATTATTCATTTTGAAATCCAGCccaaaaacatcaacaaaatcATTGAAGCCGACATCCCTGTTCTTGGTGACGTCGTTGCTTCTCTCAACGAGCTTGTGCCTCAAATTGATTCAGTTGATCGATCTGCTTGGATCGCGCGATGCAAAGCCAACAAGGAGAGGTATCCCTTCGCTTTTACGCCAAGTAAAGTGGGAGAAAAACTGAAGCCTCAAGAGGTTGTTCAGGAACTTGACCGTCAAGCCGAAGCACTTGGCA AGGAGAAATTTATCATTTCCACCGGTGTTGGTCAACACCAAATGTGGGCTTGCCAACATTACCGATGGACAAGCCCTCAATCTTGGGTATCTTCAGGAGGTCTTGGTACCATGGGTTTCGGTCTTCCTGCTGCTATTGGCGCAAAGGTTGCTTCGCCCGAAAAGTATGTGGTTGATATAGATGGTGATGCTTCGTTCTCTATGACTGCCATGGAACTTGCCACTGCCAATCAATATGATATCGGTGTCAAGGTGTTGCTCTTCAACAATGAGTTTCAGGGTATGGTGGAGCAATGGCAAG ACCTTTTCTATGAAAACCGATACTCTCATACCAAGATGCACAACCCCGATTTTGTCAAACTCTCTGAGTCTATGGGTGCTAAAGGCATGCGATGTACCAAGCTTGAGGATTTACCTaagatgatgaaggagttCTTGGAGTACGACGGCAAGAGACCTATCGTTCTTGAGTGTGTTGTCTCTAGCGAGCATGTCTACCCCATGGTTCCTGCTGGTAAAGCTCTCCATGAACAGATC ctccatcctcttcttcgaAACAAGTCTGATTAA
- a CDS encoding chlorophyll synthesis pathway protein BchC — translation MTTSLPLSNHSGSVPADFKPKDNPAFILHGALQTSFEEVPVPQVGPDEVLVEIKKTGICGSDVHFYNTGRMGLATCSESMCLGHESAGVIVQLGSNVAQQTARAGEIAAARGLAEESNKGTLANRPLTIGDKVALEPGVTCRMCVDCRRGQYQICEHMVFAAYPPFKGGTLSRYFKLPADLVYPLPDSVDLAYGAMMEPLSVATHAVANVGGMRTGWNVLITGAGPVGLLAMAVAKGMGAAKVVAIDINEERLKFAKEYAATDTFMSPPIKPGEKLADWSVRTAAELLQSCSIPERGPGSIDLVVDATGAEACIHMALNAIRPGGVYVQVGFGPPDVSIPMFRVITNEIQIRGAWRYGSGDYPLAIDLVARGQVNLEPLLTHTFKFKDALEAFEITKAGKDKNGKGVIKSFANWVKSPAAKQYFFSTHFWGPFANWGLPLAALADIVNKDEETISGVMSPTLAAYSMIFMRFAWRVQPRNYLLLACHTTNAAAQLAQEGRWLNYWYFGGREKKHPVGARMEDAKDKVEEKVKDGVEKVKA, via the exons ATGACCACATCTCTTCCCTTGTCTAACCATTCTGGATCTGTTCCGGCAGACTTTAAGCCCAAGGACAACCCAGCATTCATTCTCCACGGCGCTCTTCAGACAAGCTTTGAAGAG GTTCCCGTTCCGCAAGTTGGCCCAGATGAGGTTCTCGTGGAGATAAAAAAGACT GGTATCTGCGGCTCTGATGTCCACT TCTACAACACTGGTCGAATGGGCCTTGCGACTTGCTCAGAATCCATGTGTCTCGGCCACGAGTCGGCGGGCGTTATCGTTCAACTGGGTTCAAACGTTGCCCAGCAGACTGCCCGAGCTGGAGAAATTGCTGCCGCCAGAGGCCTTGCGGAAGAGTCAAACAAAGGCACCCTGGCGAATAGGCCCTTGACGATTGGCGATAAGGTGGCCTTGGAGCCAGGTGTAACCTGCAGGATGTGTGTAGACTGCAGAAGGGGTCAGTACCAG ATCTGTGAACACATGGTATTCGCTGCCTACCCGCCTTTCAAGGGCGGCACGCTTTCTCGATACTTCAAACT TCCAGCCGACCTTGTGTACCCTCTTCCAGACTCGGTAGATCTTGCATATGGTGCCATGATGGAGCCTCTTTCCGTCGCGACCCATGCCGTCGCTAACGTCGGCGGTATGCGTACTGGATGGAATGTTCTCATCACTGGAGCGGGCCCTGTTGGACTATTGGCTATGGCGGTTGCCAAGGGTATGGGCGCTGCCAAGGTGGTAGCAATTGACATCAACGAGGAGAGACTCAAGTTTGCCAAGGAGTATGCTGCGACTGATACCTTCATGTCG CCTCCTATTAAACCCGGTGAAAAACTTGCGGACTGGTCTGTTCGCACTGCAGCcgagcttcttcaatcatGCAGCATTCCCGAACGAGGGCCAGGTTCTATCGACCTGGTTGTGGATGCTACTGGTGCGGAGGCTTGTATTCACATGGCTTTAAACGCCATTAGGCCTGG CGGTGTGTATGTCCAAGTCGGTTTTGGTCCTCCCGACGTTTCTATTCCCATGTTTAGGGTCATCACTAACGAGATTCAAATCCGTGGTGCTTGGCG ATATGGTTCTGGTGATTATCCACTTGCGATTGATTTAGTAGCCCGAGGCCAGGTCAACCTTGAACCTCTGCTTACCCATACATTCAAGTTCAAAGATGCCCTCGAAGCCTTTGAGATTACcaaagctggaaaagacaaaaatgGGAAAGGTGTCATCAA ATCATTCGCGAACTGGGTGAAATCCCCCGCTGCAAAGCAGTACTTTTTTA GTACACATTTTTGGGGACCA TTTGCCAACTGGGGTCTTCCCCTCGCAGCTCTGGCTGATATTGTCAATAAAGATGAGGAGACAATTTCTGGTGTCATGAGTCCTACTTTAGCTGCTTACTC TATGATCTTTATGCGATTTGCTTGGCGTGTCCAGCCTCGAAACTACCTTCTTCTCGCTTGTCATACGACCAATGCTGCTGCTCAACTTGCACAAGAAGGTAGATGGCTCAACTATTGGTACTTTGGcggaagagagaaaaagcatCCTGTCGGTGCGAGGATGGAAGACGCAAAGGACAAAGTCGAGGAAAAAGTTAAGGATGGGgttgaaaaagtcaaggctTGA